In Gammaproteobacteria bacterium, the sequence CCCTGCTGGGTATTGAGAACCTAATCGGGAGCAGTTTCGATGACCAATTGAGCGGGGATAGTAGCGCCAACGTACTCAATGGCGGTTTAGGTAACGATACCTTGGATGGTCAAGCGGGTGTTGATACTTTAATGGGTGGTGGCGGCAACGATACCTATGTGGTCGATAACGTCGGAGACGTGGTTAGTGAAACATCGGCGGGGGGCGGCGTTGATTTGGTGCAGGCATCGGTAACCTATACCCTGGGTGTTAATCTTGAAAACCTAACCTTGACCGGTAATTCCGATATCGATGGGACCGGAAATAGCCAGGTCAACACAATTACTGGCAACAGTGGGAAGAACATTTTAGACGGTGGTGCAGGGGCGGATACGCTGATTGGCGGCGCAGGTGATGATACTTATATGTTAAGTAACGCCGGAGACACCATTACCGAATTGGCGGGTGGCGGTACCGATTTGGTTGTGGCGTCGCTAACCTACACCCTGGGTGCAGAGGTCGAGAATCTGACCCTAACCGGTAGTGGTGCTAACATCAACGGGATGGGAAATACCCAGGCCAATACGATCAACGGCAATGGCGGCGATAATATCCTGGATGGCGGCGCGGGTGCGGATACGTTAATCGGTAAAGGTGGTAATGATACCTACGTGGTGGACAATGTCGGGGATACCGGGGTCGAGGTAGCGGGGGGAGGGACCGACGATCTGGTTTTGGCGTCCGTCACCTATACCATACCGGATAAAGTCGAAGACCTCACCCTAACCGGTAGCGCAAATATCAATGGAACGGGAAACACCCAGGGCAATACTATTACTGGCAATAGCGGCGATAACACCTTGGATGGTCAAGCGGGCGTGGATACCCTAATTGGTGGAGACGGTGACGACACCTATATAGTTGATAACGTCGGCGATGTTGTCACAGAGCAGGCGGCGGAGGGGACCGATCTAGTATTGGCCTCGGTAACCTATACCCTGGCTGACAATCTCGAAAACCTAACCCTAACTGGCAGCTCCGCCATCGATGGGACGGGCAATACCCAAGACAACATAATTACCGGAAATAGCGGGAAAAACACCCTGGATGGTGGCGCGGGGGTGGATACGCTAATTGGCGGCGCAGGTGATGACACCTACCTAGTGGATAACGCCGGGGATACCACCACCGAATTGGCGGGTGGCGGTACCGATTTTGTATTGGCGTCGCTAACTTACACCCTGGGTGCAGAGGTCGAAAATCTGACCCTAACCGATGGTGCTGACATCAACGGGACGGGAAATACCCAGGCCAATACGATTACCGGCAATAGCGGCGATAATATCCTGGATGGTGGCGCGGGTGCGGATACGCTGATCGGTAGAGGCGGTAATGACACCTATGTGGTAGACGACTCCGGAGATGTCGTAGTTGAGGTAGCGGGAGGAGGGACCGACGATCTGGTTTTGGCGTCCATCACCTACACCCTGGCGGATAAGGTCGAAGACCTCACCCTAACCGGTAGCGCCAATATCAATGGAACGGGAAATGCTCAGAGCAATACCATCACCGGCAATAGCGGCGATAACATTATCGATGGCGGCATTGGAACCGATACAGTTTCTTATGCCACCGCTACCGGAGGCGTAACGGTATCGCTAGTGGGGGCGCTGGGCCAACAAGATACCGGCAGCGCCGGGATCGACACCTTAATCAGCATCGAAAACCTAATCGGGAGCAATTTTGACGACCAACTGACTGGGAATGGTGGCGATAACGTAATTGACGGTTGCCCCGGCATCGATACCCTCTCCTACGCTACTAGCAACCATGGCGTAATCGTCTCGCTCGCCGTCTCTGGTTCGCAAAATACCTTTGGCGCCGGTCAAGATACCCTGAGCAATATTGAAAACCTGATCGGCACCAATTTCGGTGACTTCCTCACTGCCACCGCTAGTGGTAGCCAATTGCAGGGTGGCGCGGGCGACGATACCTTAATCAGTGGCGTTGGTGATGATCTGCTAGACGGCGGCGCCGGCAATGATACCGCCTCTTATGTCAATGCGACTGGGTCCGTTACTGTGTCACTAGCAATTCAGGGTGCACAGAATACCGGGGCCGCTGGCAGTGATACCTTAGTCAGCATTGAGAATCTAACCGGCAGTGCCTTCAATGATCAATTGACTGATGATGGAAATACCGGTAGCTACAATATCCTCGATGGTGGTGCGGGCGCGGATACCATGAATGGTGGCGCTGGTGGGAATTTCTACATGGTGGACAATATCAGCGATGTTATCAATGAAACAGGTACCGATAACTATACCGATAGCGTGGTGTCCACAATTAGCTATACCCTTGGCAACAATCTGGAGGAATTGTATCTGGCGTCCGGGACCGCCAATATCAATGGCACCGGCAACGGGTCGTACAATATCCTCCATGGTAATGCAGGGGATAATCTGCTCGACGGCGGTGATGGTGCTGATTTTATCGATGGTGGTGCTGGGACCGATACCCTGAAGGGGGGAAAAGAGAACGATACGTTGGTTGTAGACAATATCGGTGACGTAGTAGTCGAAAATCCCAACGAAGGTACTGATACGGTCACAGCCTCAGTGGACTATAGTTTGAACACCAACGTTGAGAATCTCAACCTCGATGGTCAACTCAATCTTAGTGGTACCGGCAACGAACTGGATAATACCCTCAACGGTAATGCAGGAAATAATCTACTGAATGGTGGCGCCGGTAACGACTTATTACTCGGGCGTGAGGGAGCGGATACCATGAATGGTGGGACCGGTGATGATACCTACGAGGTTGACAATGTCGGCGATGTGGTGACGGAGAATGTAGGAGAAGGCACCGATACGGTTAGGTCGTCCATTACCTATACCTTGGGCACCAATGTGGAGAATCTGACCCTCTCCGGTACGAGTGCCCTGAATGGTACCGGTAACGAGTTGGACAACACGCTGCTCGGAAACTCGGCCAGTAATACTCTCAACGGTGGGATTGGCAACGATAGCCTCGATGGTAGCACTGGTGCCGATACGCTGATCGGCGGAACCGGTAACGATAGTTACACCATCGACAATAGCAGTGACACCATCATCGAGAATCCTGGAGAAGGTACGGATACCGTTTTGGCCGCTATTAGCTATAACTTAGGGCTAGCTTCCAATCTGGAGAATCTAACCCTGACCGGTTTTGCCAACCTCAATGGTACCGGTAACGAACTCGGCAATGTGTTGAATGGCAATTATGGAGATAATACGCTGGATGGTGGCGCTGGTGCGGATCAGATGTCCGGGCGTGCCGGTAACGATATTTACCTGGTGGACAACATTGGTGATACCGTCACTGAGGGGGTTGGTGAGGGTACCGATACGGTGAGTTCCTCCGTAAATTATACCTTGGCCGCTAATGTCGAGAAGCTGATTCTGGTCGGTACTGTTGATCTCACGGGAACCGGTAATAATCTTGCCAATACTATTACGGGCAATGCCGGAAACAATGCCCTCGATGGTGGTGCCAACGCCGATACTCTAATCGGTGGCGCGGGTGATGATAGCTATGTGGCGGATAATACCAATGATGTAATTACGGAGAATCTCAACGAAGGTACCGATACCGTACAGGCTTCTGTCAACTATAACCTGACGAGTAAAGCCGCCAATGTTGAAAATCTGTTCTTGACCGGTACCGCCAATATTAACGGCACGGGTAACGGTTTAGACAATACCATTACTGGTAACAGCGGTGCCAATATCCTTACCGGTTGGGCGGGTAACGATAATCTGGACGGTGGATTGGGTGCGGATGTTATGTCTGGTGGCTCGGGCAATGATATTTATACGGTAGATAATGTCGGCGATATCGTTACTGAGAATCCGGGAGATGGCACTGATACGGTGTTATCTTCGCTTGCCTATATCCTCGGCGGCAATGTCGAAAATCTAACGCTCACGGGTTCTGGCAATATCAACGGGACTGGCAATACGGCTGCCAATACGATCCTTGGTAATTCGGGCAATAATCTACTCAGCGGTGGGCTAGGCAATGACACCCTGAATGGCGGGACTGGTGCCGATACCTTGGTTGGGGGGGCGGGTAACGATACCTATGTGGTGGACAACATCAGCGATATCGTTACGGAGAATCTCGGCGAGGGCACGGATACCGTTCAGTCTGCTGTTACCTACACCCTGGCGCTCAACGTGGAGAATCTGACCCTTACCGGTAGATATATCAGCACTGCCACGGCGAATAACGGTACGGGTAATACTCTGGGAAACATCATTGCCGGGAATCAGGGTAAAAATGTACTCAGCGGTTTAGCTGGTAACGATACGCTCAATGGCGGATTGGGTGCGGATACTCTGACCGGAGGAACGGGGAATGATATTTTCCGGTTCGATAGCACGTTAGGAAGCAGCAATATCGATACGGTCAAAGACTTCGTGTCAACCCAAGACAGTGTAGCCTTGGACGATGCCATATTCACTCAGATTGGCGTGCTGGGTCGTTTTACTAATACGGATGGACGTTTTTGGGCGAGCACCGCTGGGGTTGCGCACGATGCATCGGATCGCATCATCTACGACACCGATAGCGGGGCGCTGTTCTATGATGCCGATGGCAACGGTGCTGGCGCGGCAATCCAATTCGCCACCCTGACCAGTCATCCGACTTTAAGCGCAGCGGATATTTGGGTGGTGTAATTTTCTACGCAGAGAAAGCGGCTACCCACTGAATTTGTGATACGTTGAATTAAGTGAGTGATTGGTTCAGGAGTTCTCTAATCCAAGTCGTTATCTAGTAGACATTATCGGGAACCTCACCCCCTGCCTCCTCTCCTTAACAGGAGAGCGAGTTGGGGGGAGGTTTTAGGTTTCCGATAATGTCTAGTGTCTGGCCGAAAACCTCGGTGTTGTGTTTTGAATGTGAGGAGAGTAAATATTGGGGGCAGGTTTTACGATCAAGCATATCTAATGTATGTTTGATCGTAAAACCTGGTCCCAATATTTTTGAGAAGGAAATCTGGAAACATCGTAACGCAAGCGGTTACCGAACATTCTGAAAAAATCTAATGTCGAATGTCCGGGATACGCAGAGCTAGAAATGTAGGATTATTTTCCCGCAGCACCAATATCGGGAGGTTGTGATTCTTGGGAAGGCTGGGGACCAGTGTGCGGAAATGATCGACATCACGTACCGTAATATTCCCCATACGGAGGATGATGTCATGGGGAAGGACACCAGCAGTGCGGGCGGGTCCCTCCTCAACACGTTTGACCATTACACCGCGTGGACCATTATTGAGACGTTCGCCGACCGGTAGGTCCGTCACAGTGAGTCCAAGTAACGGCGGTTCTGAGGTTTTAGCCTTGCCCTTTTTAGCTTTTTCGGGGTTAGGCTCGGCCAGTTCCCGGGGCAACTCGGCCACTGTGACGGTTACCACCTGTTTCCTGCCATTTCGGATAACGACTACCGGTACCTTGGTGCCTGGATGGGTGCGACCCACCAGCGGTGGAAGGTCACCGGCACCGTCGATACTCCGCTCGTCATAAGTCACCACTATGTCTCCGGCTTGGAGCCCAGCACTCCGGGCGGGACCTTGGGGGGCGATTTGAGTTATCAGGGCGCCTTGCGGTCGATCAAGACCAAAGGAACGGGCCAAGTCTTGGGTCACCTGTTGGATGGTGATGCCTAGCCAGCCTCGGATAACTCGTCCATGGGTCTTGATCTGCTCCACGGCATCCATGGCTACAGCGATGGGAATGGCAAAGGACAAACCAGCATACCCACCGCTGGGAGTGTAAATCTGGGAGTTGATCCCCACCACCGCACCGTCCAGATTGTAGAGTGGTCCACCAGAATTGCCGGGGTTAACTGCCACGTCGGTCTGGATGAACGGGACATAGGTATCGTTGGGCAGATTACGACCTAGTGCACTCACGATACCGGCAGTAGCCGTGTAATCCAATCCGAAGGGTTGACCGATGGCCAGTACCCATTGTCCGACTTTGAGGGTATCGGAATTACCAATGCGAGCAGTGGGGAGATCCGTGGCGGCTACCTTGAGTAACGCGATATCGATGAGGGCATCAATCCCCACCACCTTGGCGGTCCACTCGTGGTGATCAGCGTCGCGCACCACAATCTCATCGGCGTCCCTGACAACGTGGGCGGCGGTGAGAAGGTAGCCATCGGGGGAGATGATGAAACCGGAACCCAACCCTTGGGTTGGTCGGTCACTTCGGGGGGCGGGACGAGGATGGTCGAAGAAGCGACCCAGAAAATCACGCAACTCCGGGGGGATGTCCTTCAAGTCGGGGATGATCCCCCGCTTTTTGTCATGGCTGGAGGTTCGTTGGACGGTACTAATGTTGACGAC encodes:
- a CDS encoding serralysin, with the translated sequence MNVSLAVIGSQNTGGAGTDTLLGIENLIGSSFDDQLSGDSSANVLNGGLGNDTLDGQAGVDTLMGGGGNDTYVVDNVGDVVSETSAGGGVDLVQASVTYTLGVNLENLTLTGNSDIDGTGNSQVNTITGNSGKNILDGGAGADTLIGGAGDDTYMLSNAGDTITELAGGGTDLVVASLTYTLGAEVENLTLTGSGANINGMGNTQANTINGNGGDNILDGGAGADTLIGKGGNDTYVVDNVGDTGVEVAGGGTDDLVLASVTYTIPDKVEDLTLTGSANINGTGNTQGNTITGNSGDNTLDGQAGVDTLIGGDGDDTYIVDNVGDVVTEQAAEGTDLVLASVTYTLADNLENLTLTGSSAIDGTGNTQDNIITGNSGKNTLDGGAGVDTLIGGAGDDTYLVDNAGDTTTELAGGGTDFVLASLTYTLGAEVENLTLTDGADINGTGNTQANTITGNSGDNILDGGAGADTLIGRGGNDTYVVDDSGDVVVEVAGGGTDDLVLASITYTLADKVEDLTLTGSANINGTGNAQSNTITGNSGDNIIDGGIGTDTVSYATATGGVTVSLVGALGQQDTGSAGIDTLISIENLIGSNFDDQLTGNGGDNVIDGCPGIDTLSYATSNHGVIVSLAVSGSQNTFGAGQDTLSNIENLIGTNFGDFLTATASGSQLQGGAGDDTLISGVGDDLLDGGAGNDTASYVNATGSVTVSLAIQGAQNTGAAGSDTLVSIENLTGSAFNDQLTDDGNTGSYNILDGGAGADTMNGGAGGNFYMVDNISDVINETGTDNYTDSVVSTISYTLGNNLEELYLASGTANINGTGNGSYNILHGNAGDNLLDGGDGADFIDGGAGTDTLKGGKENDTLVVDNIGDVVVENPNEGTDTVTASVDYSLNTNVENLNLDGQLNLSGTGNELDNTLNGNAGNNLLNGGAGNDLLLGREGADTMNGGTGDDTYEVDNVGDVVTENVGEGTDTVRSSITYTLGTNVENLTLSGTSALNGTGNELDNTLLGNSASNTLNGGIGNDSLDGSTGADTLIGGTGNDSYTIDNSSDTIIENPGEGTDTVLAAISYNLGLASNLENLTLTGFANLNGTGNELGNVLNGNYGDNTLDGGAGADQMSGRAGNDIYLVDNIGDTVTEGVGEGTDTVSSSVNYTLAANVEKLILVGTVDLTGTGNNLANTITGNAGNNALDGGANADTLIGGAGDDSYVADNTNDVITENLNEGTDTVQASVNYNLTSKAANVENLFLTGTANINGTGNGLDNTITGNSGANILTGWAGNDNLDGGLGADVMSGGSGNDIYTVDNVGDIVTENPGDGTDTVLSSLAYILGGNVENLTLTGSGNINGTGNTAANTILGNSGNNLLSGGLGNDTLNGGTGADTLVGGAGNDTYVVDNISDIVTENLGEGTDTVQSAVTYTLALNVENLTLTGRYISTATANNGTGNTLGNIIAGNQGKNVLSGLAGNDTLNGGLGADTLTGGTGNDIFRFDSTLGSSNIDTVKDFVSTQDSVALDDAIFTQIGVLGRFTNTDGRFWASTAGVAHDASDRIIYDTDSGALFYDADGNGAGAAIQFATLTSHPTLSAADIWVV
- a CDS encoding hypothetical protein (Evidence 5 : Unknown function) — its product is MGPGFTIKHTLDMLDRKTCPQYLLSSHSKHNTEVFGQTLDIIGNLKPPPNSLSC
- a CDS encoding putative periplasmic serine endoprotease DegP-like (Evidence 3 : Putative function from multiple computational evidences), whose amino-acid sequence is MFQRLLSLLCALLLVLPTVGQPAADFTSQVEQASRAVVNISTVQRTSSHDKKRGIIPDLKDIPPELRDFLGRFFDHPRPAPRSDRPTQGLGSGFIISPDGYLLTAAHVVRDADEIVVRDADHHEWTAKVVGIDALIDIALLKVAATDLPTARIGNSDTLKVGQWVLAIGQPFGLDYTATAGIVSALGRNLPNDTYVPFIQTDVAVNPGNSGGPLYNLDGAVVGINSQIYTPSGGYAGLSFAIPIAVAMDAVEQIKTHGRVIRGWLGITIQQVTQDLARSFGLDRPQGALITQIAPQGPARSAGLQAGDIVVTYDERSIDGAGDLPPLVGRTHPGTKVPVVVIRNGRKQVVTVTVAELPRELAEPNPEKAKKGKAKTSEPPLLGLTVTDLPVGERLNNGPRGVMVKRVEEGPARTAGVLPHDIILRMGNITVRDVDHFRTLVPSLPKNHNLPILVLRENNPTFLALRIPDIRH